GTGAATCACGTCGGATATGGCATGCGTCAGCACGATTTCCACCTCAAGGCGATGGCAACGGGTGATGTAGACCTCATCTTGTGCTTCAACGATTACAACCTCGTCCGGCAGACCGCCGCTGATGAGCTCCTCCCTGCCGCTGCTGAAGCGGACATCGGGGTTATGAACGGTTGGTCGATCCTACGCGGTATCCTCACAGGTGTCGATATCGATGCTGAGATTGAACGTGGACGCTGGAAAAAGGAAGGTGATGTTGCTGCAGCATACCCAATTTGGGAATGGTGCGTTGAAGAGGGCATAAGTTTGCTTCAACTTGCACTCCAGTTCTGTCTGAAAGAAGAGCGGATTCAAGGTAATAACATCGGGAGTCTCAATGTTGAGCAGCTTGAGGCAAATGTCCGTGCCGCCAGTACACCTTTACCCGATGAGGTATGGGAGAAATATGAGGCGCGGTTTGGATAATTAGTTGTCAGTTATCAGGAGTTGTGCGATTGACACACGAAAACTTTTGCGCACAGAGTGTTGATAGAAACCAATATGTCTGAAGCAGGATTTGCAGGATTCAAGGATTCTCAGGATTAGAGAGACGCTGTGGTTGACGCTTGTCGTTTACAGAATTACTGAACTTTTTTTAATTCATGAAATCCCCTTAACCGATTGCTGATGGAAACCGACTGCTGACTGCCGACTGCTATTCATCAACTCATCCAAAAACTTATGCGTCACACGCGGGAGCGGATAATCCCGTAGTGCTATAACCTCAATCCACTTCGCGTCTCGCGGTCCATTCAGAACGACCTCACCTGCTTGGTAGTCGCATTCAAAGACATCTACGACGACCTTGAAATGGGTGTAGGCGTGCCTGACACGGGTGAGATACCGCACGTTGATGACAGAGAGGTTGACGACATCGGCAATATGACGAATGCAAGCGGTTTCGGCGGTTTCACTATCGGCGAGCTGTCCACCCGGAAACTCCCAAAGTCCACCGAGCAGACCGTCCAGCTGCCGTTGCGTGATTAAAACCTCACCTGTCCTATAGATAACCCCAACAGCGATGTGATGTTCGGGAACCGGTTTCGTCTCCCGTCGCTTCGGAAATTCGGCTTGATACCCAGTGTGGAACGCCTCGCAAAAGGAATTCACGGGACAGACAAGACAGACTGGCGATTGTGGACGACACATCGTTGCCCCCAACTCCATCACCGCCTGATTGAAAACCCCCGGTACGTTCCGATCCAAAAGTGCGTCCGCTTTCGCCTGAAACAACTTCGCTGACTTCGCGTCGTTGATCGGTGCGTCCATCAGAAACAGGCGCGCCAGCACGCGTTTGATGTTCCCGTCTACAGCGGCATACGGTGCACCAAAAGCGATGCTCTGCACCGCTGCTGCACTATAATCCCCGACACCGGGCAACTTCCGAAAGGTTGCATAGTCCTGTGGCACCTTCCCATCCAGTTCGTTGACAATAACCTGTGCCGCCTTGTGGAGATTCCGTGCCCTCGCATAATACCCTAAGCCTTCCCATACCTTCAGCACATCTTGTAGCGGTGCGACCGCCAAACGCTGCACATCTGGAAAACGTTCGATGAATGTTTCATAGTATCCCACAACCTTTTTGACCTGCGTCTGTTGGAGCATCACCTCGGAGACCCAAATCCGGTAGGGATCGTCCGTGTTCCGCCACGGCATGTCGCGCTGGTATTTCTTGAACCACGCGACCAATGCATCTCGGAAATCTTGGTAGTGTTCGGGTAAGGGTTTTTTGTGCATATTTATTCGTCTGAATTGTTGCTTGTCTGAAGCGGGATTTACAGGATTTTTAGATTTGCAGGATTATTGGCGCTGGCTGATGGTTGATGGTTAATTCGTCTGAATCGCGGATTGTCGCGGATTACGCGGATTTTGGGTATCCTTACTTTTGGCATCTTCGTCTGAAGCAGGATTTACAGGATTCAAAGATTTTCAGGATTAGAATGTCTGTGTCTTTTACACATCTGGTAAAAAATGAACTCATCTTAGAGGTTTGCACCAATTCATCTTTCTGACAACTGACAACTGATAACTGGCAACTGGCAACTGGCAACTGGTAATTGATAACTGACAACTATTCCACATCCATGGCAATCCGGAAGCCGACGCTATGAATCGCCTGTATCGGTTCATACGCTGCACGGTTGGCGCAGCGTGCGGCGAACTCACCGCGTGCGATCCATGAACCGCCACGAATCACTTTCCGCCGTCCTTCACTTGCACCCAACGGATTCTCCGCTGGCGAGTATTTATATGTCTCCATGTGAAACCAGTCGGAACACCAATCGTAGGCGTTGCCTGCCATATCGTAGCATCCGTAAGGACTCACACCGGACGGATAACTCCCGACAGGTATCAGCTGCTTGTTTCCTGATTCCGATGTGTTTGCCCTACTTGCATCCCATATATCTCCCCAGGGATACTCGCGGGCATCGGTACCGCGTGCTGCTTTCTCCCACTCAGCCTCCGTCGGTAAGCGATATTCGGCGTTTTCAAGTGAACCGAGCCACTCCAAAAAATATGTCGCATCCTGCCAACTCACACCGACGACTGGGAAATCGGGCGCGTTGAGATGTGCTTCTGTCCAGAACAGCGGTTGTGGATGTCCCGTCGCCTCTACAAATCGGGCGTATTGCGCGTTCGTGACCTGATACGTGCCGATGGCGTAAGCATCGAGTTGGACACTGCGTTGCGGTTCTTCTGGATCGGTCTTCCGCATGCCGGTCGGAATCGTTCCCATCGTGAACTCACCAGCGGGGATATGGATTAGTGGGTAATCAAGCGTTTCGATGTGCATGTAGGCGCGTTCGTCCTCCGATACAGCGTTACAATAACAGTGTTAGTATAGCACATCACTACCCTTCGTTTCAATTCCTTCTGTAGGTGCGATACGCATTGACGACTGAATACTTATGATTGGAAACTGAACACTTCTGAACAACTAACAAAATACCTTTGATTTTTTCCGAACCTATGATATACTTTGAAATATGCTTTGTGTGCC
This DNA window, taken from Candidatus Poribacteria bacterium, encodes the following:
- the mutY gene encoding A/G-specific adenine glycosylase; protein product: MHKKPLPEHYQDFRDALVAWFKKYQRDMPWRNTDDPYRIWVSEVMLQQTQVKKVVGYYETFIERFPDVQRLAVAPLQDVLKVWEGLGYYARARNLHKAAQVIVNELDGKVPQDYATFRKLPGVGDYSAAAVQSIAFGAPYAAVDGNIKRVLARLFLMDAPINDAKSAKLFQAKADALLDRNVPGVFNQAVMELGATMCRPQSPVCLVCPVNSFCEAFHTGYQAEFPKRRETKPVPEHHIAVGVIYRTGEVLITQRQLDGLLGGLWEFPGGQLADSETAETACIRHIADVVNLSVINVRYLTRVRHAYTHFKVVVDVFECDYQAGEVVLNGPRDAKWIEVIALRDYPLPRVTHKFLDELMNSSRQSAVGFHQQSVKGIS
- a CDS encoding SUMF1/EgtB/PvdO family nonheme iron enzyme; protein product: MHIETLDYPLIHIPAGEFTMGTIPTGMRKTDPEEPQRSVQLDAYAIGTYQVTNAQYARFVEATGHPQPLFWTEAHLNAPDFPVVGVSWQDATYFLEWLGSLENAEYRLPTEAEWEKAARGTDAREYPWGDIWDASRANTSESGNKQLIPVGSYPSGVSPYGCYDMAGNAYDWCSDWFHMETYKYSPAENPLGASEGRRKVIRGGSWIARGEFAARCANRAAYEPIQAIHSVGFRIAMDVE